Proteins from a genomic interval of Bacteroidota bacterium:
- a CDS encoding SUMF1/EgtB/PvdO family nonheme iron enzyme, producing MRRLAFAVLSLLTVSVTTGVHAQSVEIENVRVHLADQDTAAQSVPVTFEVRWEESWRDGESWDAVWLFAKFEREPSVWSSLRLTPEVTAEGRTSATATPSMLPAGYANGLVLHRAADGRGEVQATVQATWTYGASYFDLPEDGVPIRVLGVELVHVPGGPFEVGEAVVDSLRQPNAFRSADGGTYRIASEDEIAVGAGPSALYYDVPDGEAYVGGDQAGPIPAAFPKGTASFYVMKYPITQGQYADFLTLLSPRARSARDISTYPGYADKGGTVSCGDAGCAARLPDRAANFLGWADGIGWASWAGLRPMTELEYEKAAAGTPADSARYADGALPERVGASERRSRWGVVDLRGGLWERVVSVGTPEGRAFRGTPGQGYVDDFGYPYGFVNADWPGPRALGSGYRGGTEGLLALAEVADRTYGAYEASYGNEGQGFRAVLDAP from the coding sequence ATGCGCCGTCTTGCGTTCGCCGTCCTTTCGCTACTCACCGTGAGCGTGACCACCGGGGTACACGCTCAGTCCGTCGAGATCGAGAACGTCCGCGTTCATCTCGCCGACCAGGACACGGCGGCGCAGTCGGTCCCCGTCACCTTCGAGGTAAGGTGGGAAGAGTCGTGGCGCGATGGCGAGAGCTGGGATGCCGTGTGGCTCTTCGCCAAGTTCGAGCGCGAGCCCAGCGTGTGGAGCAGCCTCCGGCTCACGCCCGAAGTCACAGCCGAGGGCCGCACCTCCGCAACCGCGACGCCCTCGATGCTGCCCGCCGGATATGCGAACGGCCTCGTGCTGCACCGCGCCGCCGACGGCCGAGGCGAGGTCCAGGCCACTGTCCAGGCCACGTGGACCTACGGCGCGAGCTACTTCGACCTGCCCGAAGACGGCGTGCCGATCCGCGTGCTCGGCGTCGAGCTGGTGCACGTGCCCGGCGGCCCGTTCGAGGTCGGCGAGGCGGTCGTCGACAGCCTCCGCCAGCCCAACGCGTTTCGCTCGGCCGACGGCGGGACCTACCGTATCGCGTCCGAAGACGAGATCGCCGTGGGCGCGGGGCCGTCGGCGCTGTACTACGACGTGCCCGACGGCGAGGCCTACGTCGGCGGTGACCAAGCCGGGCCGATTCCCGCTGCGTTTCCGAAGGGGACTGCGTCGTTCTACGTGATGAAGTATCCCATCACGCAGGGGCAGTACGCCGACTTCCTCACGCTACTGTCACCGCGTGCCCGGTCCGCGCGTGACATCTCAACGTATCCGGGCTACGCGGACAAGGGCGGCACCGTCTCATGTGGCGATGCGGGCTGCGCGGCGCGCCTGCCGGACCGCGCCGCTAACTTCCTCGGCTGGGCCGACGGCATCGGCTGGGCCTCCTGGGCGGGCCTCCGCCCGATGACCGAACTCGAATACGAGAAGGCCGCCGCAGGCACGCCCGCCGACTCCGCCCGCTATGCCGACGGCGCACTTCCCGAGCGTGTGGGCGCGTCCGAGCGGCGCTCGCGCTGGGGCGTGGTCGATCTCCGCGGTGGGCTGTGGGAGCGCGTCGTTTCTGTCGGCACGCCGGAGGGCCGCGCGTTTCGCGGGACGCCCGGCCAGGGCTACGTGGACGACTTCGGCTACCCGTATGGCTTCGTCAACGCGGACTGGCCGGGGCCGCGCGCACTCGGCAGCGGCTACCGGGGCGGCACGGAGGGGCTGCTCGCCCTCGCCGAGGTAGCCGACCGGACGTACGGGGCCTACGAGGCGAGCTACGGCAACGAAGGGCAGGGCTTCCGGGCTGTCTTGGACGCGCCGTAG
- a CDS encoding S9 family peptidase has translation MSPSSLFRIAVAVLLAGLVMPAAQAQVAGGEVGYDESLEAVSPDGETPGAGLAGSDPADIGRYLLAQNGGVSSARLSPDGETVAFLWSITGEAQVWTMPATGGQPQRLTYGTGIRFFRWTPGGNLLYGADDDGNEQEAYFRINAAGTDERRVLPAVSGGFRVFGDFLADDTIAYASTERNRLDYDLYVADLNGGTPELVFEGTFGFFVRAVSPDGRYAVVSETVGEDSDNLYLLDLQTGDLDTLSTPERRANHTRGGIAWAPDGLGFYLATNRDRDFAALAFYRLGADGESGGFENIAAAEGDAEEVTLCGDGGRFLVWSVNDGGYSRLQARDLSAEGSNSEENAAMLDVPDLPDGVYRLQCTTGSDRLAITVNGWRTPGSVVVWDLGSGAVHQPFTASLGGLDPDRLVRPQSVTLPARDGVTVQGLLYLPDDASRAAAHTNGTVTNDGLPPVVFFVHGGPTAQSRPTFDPVVQYHVDRGLAVFEPNVRGSTGFGHTYVTLDDQERRLDSVRDLVDMLTWLGEQGLVDADRAAVVGGSYGGYAVNAVLAAYPGYFAAGAALYGVADWVTALEVASPGLKASDRIEYGDITEPRWRAFYEENSPIRQADRIDVPVLYSHGARDPRIDIAETEVMVRNLRARGVPAPYVRFLDEGHGWRKLANRLFYYRYQATFLEDVLGIGSGDVSSAALIE, from the coding sequence ATGTCTCCGTCGTCTCTCTTCCGAATTGCCGTCGCTGTGTTGCTGGCGGGTCTTGTGATGCCCGCCGCGCAGGCCCAGGTCGCTGGGGGCGAGGTGGGCTATGACGAAAGCCTCGAAGCGGTCTCGCCCGATGGGGAGACGCCGGGAGCAGGACTCGCGGGGAGCGACCCGGCGGACATCGGGCGCTACCTGCTCGCCCAGAACGGCGGCGTGAGCAGCGCGCGGCTCTCGCCCGACGGCGAGACGGTCGCGTTCCTGTGGTCGATCACCGGCGAGGCGCAGGTGTGGACGATGCCCGCGACGGGCGGCCAGCCGCAGCGCCTCACCTACGGCACCGGCATCCGCTTCTTCCGCTGGACGCCCGGCGGCAACCTCCTCTACGGCGCCGACGACGACGGCAATGAGCAGGAGGCCTACTTCCGCATCAACGCTGCGGGCACCGACGAGCGGCGCGTGCTCCCAGCCGTCAGCGGTGGCTTCCGCGTCTTCGGCGACTTCCTCGCGGACGACACCATCGCCTACGCCTCCACCGAACGCAACCGCCTGGACTACGACCTCTACGTCGCGGACTTGAACGGCGGTACGCCCGAACTTGTCTTCGAAGGCACCTTCGGCTTCTTCGTCCGCGCTGTCTCGCCGGACGGGCGCTACGCCGTCGTGAGCGAGACAGTCGGCGAGGACTCGGACAACCTCTACCTCCTCGACCTCCAGACGGGCGATCTCGATACGCTCTCGACGCCGGAGCGGCGCGCCAACCACACCCGCGGCGGCATCGCCTGGGCCCCCGACGGCTTGGGCTTCTACCTCGCCACCAACCGCGACCGCGACTTCGCGGCGCTTGCGTTCTACCGTCTCGGTGCCGATGGTGAGAGCGGGGGCTTCGAGAACATCGCGGCGGCCGAGGGCGACGCCGAGGAGGTGACGCTCTGCGGCGACGGCGGTCGCTTCCTCGTGTGGAGCGTCAACGACGGCGGCTACAGCCGACTCCAGGCCCGCGACCTGAGCGCGGAGGGCAGTAATTCGGAAGAGAACGCCGCCATGCTCGACGTGCCTGATCTCCCTGATGGCGTCTACCGCCTCCAGTGCACCACCGGCTCGGACCGGCTGGCGATCACCGTCAACGGCTGGCGGACGCCCGGCAGCGTCGTCGTGTGGGACCTCGGCAGCGGTGCCGTGCACCAGCCGTTCACGGCGAGCCTGGGTGGCCTCGACCCGGACCGGCTCGTCCGGCCGCAGAGCGTCACGCTGCCCGCCCGCGACGGCGTGACCGTGCAGGGCCTGCTCTACCTCCCTGACGATGCCTCCCGCGCAGCCGCCCACACAAATGGTACAGTCACCAACGACGGCCTGCCGCCCGTGGTGTTCTTCGTCCACGGCGGCCCGACCGCGCAGTCACGGCCCACATTCGACCCCGTCGTGCAGTACCACGTCGATCGCGGCCTGGCCGTCTTCGAGCCCAACGTGCGCGGCTCGACGGGCTTCGGCCACACCTACGTCACGCTCGACGACCAGGAGCGCCGCCTCGACTCCGTGCGCGACCTCGTGGACATGCTCACCTGGCTGGGCGAGCAAGGCTTGGTGGACGCCGACCGCGCCGCCGTCGTAGGCGGCTCCTACGGCGGCTATGCCGTCAACGCCGTGCTGGCGGCCTACCCCGGCTACTTCGCCGCTGGGGCCGCGCTCTACGGCGTGGCCGACTGGGTGACCGCGCTCGAAGTCGCCTCGCCCGGCCTCAAAGCCTCCGACCGCATCGAGTACGGCGACATCACCGAGCCGCGCTGGCGGGCCTTCTACGAGGAGAACTCGCCCATCCGCCAGGCCGACCGCATCGACGTGCCGGTGCTGTATTCGCATGGCGCCCGCGACCCGCGCATCGACATCGCCGAGACGGAGGTGATGGTGCGCAACCTCCGCGCGCGCGGCGTGCCCGCCCCGTACGTGCGCTTCCTCGACGAGGGGCACGGCTGGCGCAAGCTGGCCAACCGGCTGTTCTACTATCGCTACCAGGCTACCTTCCTGGAGGACGTGCTCGGTATAGGAAGTGGTGACGTAAGCTCTGCTGCTTTAATCGAATAG